TCGCCTTTCAGGGAGACCGATCTTAGAGACTCCTTGAAATGGTCGTTGCTCTTGCCTCATGTGTCCGTCTCTGTTTTATTGTTGCACAGCAAATATGCCAGAGGACTACCCTGATCAGTTTGATGATGTCATGGATTTTATTGAAGCTACCATTCGAAGACTGAAAAGGTCACCAGATAAACAAATGGCCGTGCTTCCTCGGAGAGAGCGGCACCGGCAGGGGGCAGCCGCCAGCCCGGAGGGTGCCAGAGGGAAAGGCCGGCGAGGCCAGAGGGGCCGAAATCGCGGCTGCGTCCTCACCGCCGTGCATCTAAACGTCACTGACTTGGGTTTGGGCTACGAAACCAAGGAGGAACTCATTTTTAGGTACTGCAGCGGCTCCTGCGATGCAGCCGAAACAATGTacgacaaaatattaaaaaacttatCCAAAAGTAGAAGGCTGGTGAGTGACAAAGTCGGGCAGGCGTGTTGCAGACCCATCGCCTTTGATGACGACCTGTCCTTTTTAGATGATAACCTGGTTTACCATATTCTAAGAAAGCATTCCGCTAAAAGGTGTGGATGTATCTGACTCCGGCTCCAGAGACCGCTGTGTATTGCATTCCTGCTACAGTGCAAAGAAAGGGACCAAGGTTCCCAGAAAATGTTTGCCCAGAGTGGAAGATGAGGACCAAGGAGgcggaggaggaggaagtggaggcagaggaggaggaaggcagccattgtgggagcctggtggaggGAGATCCAGCTACAGAAGGCTGGACAGGAGAGAAAAGACAGCCGTCCGCCTTCTCCCGGATGGCAGCTGACGTC
The sequence above is a segment of the Capra hircus breed San Clemente chromosome 20, ASM170441v1, whole genome shotgun sequence genome. Coding sequences within it:
- the GDNF gene encoding glial cell line-derived neurotrophic factor isoform X2, whose protein sequence is MKLWDVVAVCLVLLHTASAFPLPAANMPEDYPDQFDDVMDFIEATIRRLKRSPDKQMAVLPRRERHRQGAAASPEGARGKGRRGQRGRNRGCVLTAVHLNVTDLGLGYETKEELIFRYCSGSCDAAETMYDKILKNLSKSRRLVSDKVGQACCRPIAFDDDLSFLDDNLVYHILRKHSAKRCGCI
- the GDNF gene encoding glial cell line-derived neurotrophic factor isoform X1, with product MKLWDVVAVCLVLLHTASAFPLPAGKRPPEAPAEDRSLGRRRAPFALSSDSNMPEDYPDQFDDVMDFIEATIRRLKRSPDKQMAVLPRRERHRQGAAASPEGARGKGRRGQRGRNRGCVLTAVHLNVTDLGLGYETKEELIFRYCSGSCDAAETMYDKILKNLSKSRRLVSDKVGQACCRPIAFDDDLSFLDDNLVYHILRKHSAKRCGCI